The Zonotrichia albicollis isolate bZonAlb1 chromosome 6, bZonAlb1.hap1, whole genome shotgun sequence genome window below encodes:
- the RTN1 gene encoding reticulon-1 isoform X2: MQASADSTKMDCLWSNWKCQAIDLLYWRDIKQTGIVFGSLLLLLFSLTQFSVVSVVAYLALAGLSATISFRIYKSVLQAVQKTDEGHPFKAYLEMEMNLSQDQIQKYTDCLQLYVNSTVKELRRLFLVQDLVDSLKFAVLMWLLTYVGALFNGLTLLIMAVVSMFTLPVVYDKYQAQIDQYLGLVRTHINTVVAKIQAKIPGAKRKAE, translated from the exons ATGCAAGCCAGTGCCGACTCCACCAAGATGGACTGTCTTTGGAGCAACTGGAAATGTCAGG CTATCGACCTGTTGTACTGGCGCGACATCAAGCAGACGGGGATCGTGTTTGGCAGCCTCCTGTTGCTGCTCTTCTCCCTGACCCAGTTCAGCGTCGTCAGCGTCGTGGCCTACCTGGCCCTGGCCGGCCTCTCGGCCACCATCAGCTTCAGAATCTACAAATCCGTCCTACAGGCCGTGCAGAAGACGGACGAGGGCCACCCCTTCAA AGCCTACTTGGAGATGGAGATGAATCTTTCACAGGACCAGATCCAGAAATACACAGATTGTCTCCAGCTATACGTCAACAGCACAGTCAAAGAGCTGAGGAGACTCTTTCTCGTTCAGGACCTTGTGGATTCTTTAAAA TTTGCAGTACTAATGTGGCTGCTGACTTACGTGGGAGCCCTCTTCAATGGCCTGACTCTTCTGATAATGG ctgtgGTGTCTATGTTTACTCTCCCCGTTGTATATGACAAGTACCAG GCACAGATTGATCAATACTTGGGGCTGGTGCGGACCCACATAAACACGGTGGTGGCAAA